One Vicia villosa cultivar HV-30 ecotype Madison, WI unplaced genomic scaffold, Vvil1.0 ctg.001425F_1_1, whole genome shotgun sequence DNA segment encodes these proteins:
- the LOC131635101 gene encoding uncharacterized protein LOC131635101, with translation MVTKVGLPGHPAQFLIEKALIFSKEGKVDDFEVVFALLVYGLFLFPNIDNFVDMNAIKVIMKGNPVPTLLGDTHYSINFRNSYGKGMITYCTPFLYKWYISHFPITNDCWDLQEGQIWYQKIMTLTNTDIVWTSKYFCRIKTLDCCGDFPNVPLLGIKGGISYIPILTHHQFGFPMDKRPRNILLDGFFFEEGIGNKEFRERIAIFWHPSHRKEIKDWKTKEDLSPEDALSS, from the coding sequence ATGGTTACTAAAGTAGGATTACCTGGACATCCTGCTCAATTTTTGATAGAGAAAGCTCTCATCTTTTCAAAGGAAGGAAAGGTAGATGACTTTGAAGTTGTCTTTGCCTTGCTTGTTTATGGATTGTTCTTGTTTCCAAATATTGATaactttgttgatatgaatgcTATCAAAGTCATCATGAAAGGAAACCCTgttcctactttgcttggggacacTCACTACTCCATCAACTTCAGAAATTCCTATGGAAAGGGAATGATCACCTATTGTACTCCTTTTCTATACAAGTGGTACATATCTCATTTCCCAATTACCAATGATTGTTGGGACCTTCAAGAAGGACAAATATGGTATCAAAAGATTATGACTCTCACCAACACAGATATAGTTTGGACTAGCAAATATTTCTGTAGGATAAAGACCCTGGATTGCTGTGGTGATtttcctaatgtacctcttcttggtataaagggaggaatcagttatatcCCTATTTTAACTCATCATCAATTTGGTTTTCCTATGGACAAGAGACCGAGAAATATCTTGTTGGATGGATTCTTCTTTGAAGAAGGGATAGGAAACAAAGAGTTTAGAGAAAGGATTGCTATTTTTTGGCATCCAAGTCATAGAAAAGAAATCAAAGATTGGAAAACCAAAGAAGATCTCTCACCTGAGGATGCCTTATCTTCCTGA